One part of the Sorangiineae bacterium MSr11954 genome encodes these proteins:
- a CDS encoding HEAT repeat domain-containing protein, protein MLLVLAVLALSGSAGAQRKTPRPAGGGRARPATAEARGLEPTADLKAHFGLDLVERLLRSPDADDRLRGILRAETLGTPEAMARLVDAADTSGPSRTDSRAMVEIARALAPFADRPAARAALVNLVNAPNPSTSNRVSSSRADDASGAGDADQLARLEMARGTAALALAATGDALAEKDLFTIVRTGGAGQKAALSALAAYPPKGAALLDASLVTPAIIRLAVRTGDLRSLDALRQAARSMDPLTRAAGIAGLGEMGDGRGAAVALAGMGDGDPRVRAASAKALVLLDAPERFAAVKKLIGDDATLAQGIELARSAQDDAVSKQLLVRIDSPIDVDAKRAAVAALGCASHATQALSALGAWLATPLLAGDAAHALARSPMREARSAIDKALADPATRRLGVRAALVRVLVRGDRERTGVFSRTIAQMAEARDGAERALGVFARLTLGEGSLEKGLADPDPRVRRAAVLASLSDAQRGAREHVLERFARERDPATRTALLAGLAFGDDAGRVTTLELRARAEAKEPDAPLAALVLAQRGDAKEDANVNALLGSSDPLLRAHAARGLGTSAAPDAVGRLAAAYAYEPDPGARYAMLLAIASRTGRDLEAPARRETLRTASRLDPDDAVRDLAARTLQGAPPPRPATPSDVSWLRATGADGGKPPPEMLATLVRADGLALPIVFDDEGYALVPGVPAGTGRLILAPRLPSYEAARP, encoded by the coding sequence GTGCTGCTCGTTTTGGCGGTGCTGGCGTTGAGCGGGAGCGCGGGGGCGCAGCGGAAGACGCCGCGGCCGGCGGGTGGGGGCCGCGCGCGGCCGGCGACGGCGGAGGCGCGCGGGCTGGAGCCGACGGCGGATTTGAAGGCGCACTTCGGGCTCGATCTGGTGGAGCGCCTTTTGCGCTCGCCCGACGCCGATGATCGGCTGCGCGGCATTCTGCGCGCCGAGACCTTGGGAACGCCGGAGGCGATGGCGCGGCTCGTCGATGCGGCCGACACGTCGGGGCCGTCGCGGACGGACTCGCGCGCCATGGTGGAGATTGCGCGGGCGCTCGCGCCGTTCGCCGATCGCCCGGCCGCGCGCGCGGCGCTGGTCAATTTGGTGAACGCGCCGAATCCGTCCACATCGAACCGCGTTTCGTCGTCGCGGGCCGACGATGCCTCGGGCGCCGGCGATGCCGACCAGCTGGCGCGCTTGGAGATGGCGCGGGGAACGGCCGCCCTGGCGCTGGCGGCGACGGGCGATGCGCTGGCCGAGAAAGATCTGTTCACCATCGTCCGCACGGGCGGCGCGGGGCAAAAGGCGGCGCTGTCGGCGCTCGCGGCGTATCCGCCGAAGGGCGCGGCGCTGCTCGATGCATCGCTGGTCACGCCGGCCATCATCCGGCTCGCGGTCCGCACCGGCGATTTGCGGAGCCTCGATGCGCTTCGCCAGGCGGCCCGCTCGATGGATCCGCTCACGCGCGCGGCAGGCATCGCAGGGCTGGGCGAAATGGGGGACGGGCGCGGTGCGGCGGTGGCGCTCGCCGGCATGGGCGATGGCGATCCGCGGGTGCGCGCCGCCTCGGCCAAGGCGCTGGTGCTGCTGGACGCGCCCGAGCGGTTCGCGGCCGTGAAGAAGCTGATCGGCGACGATGCGACCTTGGCGCAAGGGATCGAGCTCGCCCGCAGCGCGCAGGACGACGCCGTGTCCAAGCAGCTCCTGGTGCGGATCGACTCGCCCATCGACGTCGACGCGAAGCGCGCCGCGGTGGCGGCCCTGGGGTGCGCAAGTCACGCGACGCAGGCGCTGTCGGCCCTCGGCGCATGGCTCGCCACGCCGCTGCTCGCGGGCGATGCGGCGCATGCCCTCGCGCGCTCCCCGATGCGCGAGGCGCGAAGCGCCATCGACAAGGCGCTGGCGGATCCCGCGACCCGGCGCCTCGGTGTTCGCGCGGCGCTGGTGCGCGTCTTGGTGCGCGGCGATCGGGAGCGGACGGGCGTTTTTTCGCGCACCATCGCGCAAATGGCCGAGGCGCGGGATGGCGCCGAGCGGGCGCTGGGCGTGTTTGCGCGCCTCACCTTGGGTGAGGGCTCGCTCGAGAAAGGGCTCGCCGATCCGGATCCGCGGGTCCGAAGGGCGGCGGTCCTGGCGTCGCTCTCGGACGCGCAGCGGGGCGCGCGCGAGCACGTGCTGGAGCGCTTCGCCCGCGAGCGCGATCCGGCGACCCGGACGGCGCTCCTCGCGGGGCTCGCCTTTGGCGACGACGCGGGGCGGGTGACGACGTTGGAGCTGCGCGCGCGGGCCGAGGCGAAGGAGCCCGATGCGCCGCTCGCCGCCCTGGTGCTGGCCCAGCGGGGCGACGCCAAGGAGGACGCCAATGTGAACGCGCTCCTCGGGTCGTCGGATCCGCTGCTGCGCGCGCACGCGGCGCGGGGCCTTGGGACGTCGGCCGCGCCCGATGCCGTGGGGAGGCTCGCCGCCGCGTATGCCTACGAGCCCGATCCGGGCGCGCGCTACGCGATGCTGCTCGCCATCGCCTCGCGCACCGGACGCGACCTGGAGGCCCCGGCGCGCCGGGAGACCCTGCGGACGGCGTCGCGCCTCGATCCGGACGACGCCGTGCGCGATCTTGCCGCGCGGACGCTTCAAGGTGCGCCGCCGCCTCGGCCCGCCACCCCCAGCGATGTGAGCTGGCTGCGCGCCACCGGGGCCGACGGCGGAAAGCCGCCGCCCGAGATGCTCGCTACCTTGGTGCGCGCCGATGGGCTCGCGCTCCCCATCGTCTTCGACGACGAGGGCTATGCGCTGGTGCCCGGGGTCCCCGCGGGCACGGGGCGTTTGATCCTTGCGCCGCGGCTCCCGTCGTACGAGGCTGCTCGCCCATGA
- a CDS encoding thrombospondin type 3 repeat-containing protein — translation MLAPRTFLSALAGVLALLGSTVDARDARAADDISVDTRSWRPSTDPSANLVLEPVLTPGPWNWNAGAWFHYALNPVELKVPGSDDKLRPVEHAVATDVTLNIGLGKIASVGALVPVVLYQSGQSAASGASSLPKTVMGDVGLYGKAALVPNDQGGFGLAAIGTALLPTGARNGLQGDGSTRVGVRLLAEYTLLIIGFQASLGFDFRTAERVWNDPRTGPVRFGSSVPWTVGTLLRPGIFGLDGDNRQLWEIALHGSLPVSPVGPFGAGDPGSALLSPMMLALSDRVAIGRDRDISLIGGVDIGLTAAIGVPTVRGIVGLSWAPREHDQDRDGVPDDVDQCPEIPEDRDGFEDGDGCPEIDDDDDGIVDAEDKCPRVAGVAQPGSKNGCPLEKGAPEGVPPGEGK, via the coding sequence ATGCTTGCCCCGCGCACTTTCTTGTCGGCCTTGGCCGGCGTCCTGGCGTTGCTCGGCTCAACCGTAGATGCACGCGATGCACGAGCCGCCGACGACATCTCCGTCGATACGCGAAGCTGGCGACCCTCGACCGATCCTTCCGCCAACCTGGTGCTCGAGCCGGTGCTCACCCCCGGTCCCTGGAACTGGAACGCCGGGGCGTGGTTTCACTACGCGCTGAACCCCGTCGAGCTCAAGGTCCCCGGCTCCGACGACAAGCTGCGGCCCGTCGAGCACGCGGTTGCCACCGACGTCACCTTGAACATCGGCCTGGGCAAGATCGCGTCCGTGGGCGCGCTGGTGCCGGTGGTGCTTTACCAGAGCGGCCAGAGCGCGGCCTCGGGAGCGTCGTCCTTGCCCAAGACGGTCATGGGGGACGTGGGCCTTTACGGCAAGGCGGCCTTGGTCCCCAACGATCAAGGCGGCTTCGGGCTGGCCGCCATCGGAACGGCGCTCCTTCCAACGGGGGCTCGCAACGGCTTGCAGGGCGATGGCAGCACGCGCGTGGGGGTGCGACTGCTTGCAGAATACACACTTTTGATCATCGGCTTCCAAGCGAGCCTGGGCTTCGATTTTCGCACGGCCGAGCGGGTCTGGAACGATCCGAGGACGGGGCCCGTTCGCTTCGGCTCCAGCGTGCCATGGACGGTGGGCACCTTGCTGCGTCCGGGCATTTTCGGGCTGGATGGCGACAATCGGCAGCTCTGGGAGATCGCGCTTCACGGCTCCTTGCCGGTATCGCCGGTGGGGCCGTTCGGGGCGGGGGATCCGGGCAGCGCGCTCTTGAGCCCCATGATGCTCGCCTTGTCCGATCGGGTGGCGATCGGGCGCGATCGCGATATCTCGCTCATCGGCGGGGTCGACATCGGGCTCACCGCGGCCATCGGCGTCCCCACGGTGCGCGGGATCGTCGGCCTCAGCTGGGCGCCGCGCGAGCACGATCAGGATCGCGACGGGGTGCCCGACGACGTCGATCAGTGCCCGGAGATCCCCGAGGACCGCGATGGGTTCGAGGACGGCGATGGGTGCCCGGAGATTGACGACGATGACGATGGGATCGTCGATGCCGAGGACAAATGCCCGAGGGTGGCGGGGGTGGCGCAGCCGGGGAGCAAGAATGGTTGCCCGCTGGAGAAGGGCGCGCCGGAGGGTGTGCCACCTGGCGAGGGGAAGTGA
- a CDS encoding ATP-grasp domain-containing protein — protein sequence MRIALTHNLKLSASEEEAEFDSPETIEAVTGALARAGHHVERMEVSGPASRLVARLEAYAPDIIFNSAEGRRGKMRRGFYPALFEELGIPVTGSDAYALCVTLDKTLTKRILAGYGVPSPRGRMFTRASLKDGGLDDLPFPVLVKPNFEGSSKGVAQANVVEDPIELGQALDRLLSRYPDGVVLERYIAGTDLRVARIDGLPPLPPVEIVVDPAYRRRFDLLDYALKHKDATFVSTRVPAHLPPAVLERVGELSDRVFSALGVRDVGSLDFRVGLDGQVYFLSATCLPSFEPAAPLFAATRFVGLDYDATILAILRAATKRAGLGALFDSTKPRRPNGNGSAGKRPVLRVGLAFNMKRIDSTDDDREAEFDSPKTIHAITRAIESYGHTVVPLEATVDFPRVLMASNVDLVFNIAEGISGRNREAQVPNLCELLGVPYTGSDAATLSICLDKALAKRMLAAGTERVLTPEFQVLFTGREKLRAFRYPVIVKPNAEGTSKGINGKSVVDGEARVREVAREIIERYGQPAIVEEYIRGREFTVGLLGERRPRVLPPMEIVFLQPSDRAVYGYAMKQDWEKHVRYECPPSLTKDELRAMEKVCRTTFTTLGCRDVARIDLRMTREGQIYVIEVNPLPGLTPNYSDLCLIANAAHVEYRLLIGEILSYGIKRWRERHPATGEPAQPRTADDEMRDAAVAVRGTTSTLATQDA from the coding sequence ATGCGGATTGCCCTCACGCACAACTTGAAGTTGAGCGCCTCGGAAGAGGAAGCGGAATTCGATAGCCCAGAAACGATCGAGGCCGTGACCGGTGCGCTCGCGCGCGCGGGGCACCACGTCGAGCGCATGGAGGTCTCGGGGCCTGCCTCGCGGCTGGTGGCGCGGCTCGAAGCGTACGCGCCGGACATCATCTTCAACAGCGCCGAGGGACGGCGCGGCAAGATGCGGCGCGGATTTTACCCGGCCCTCTTCGAGGAGCTGGGCATCCCGGTCACGGGCAGCGACGCGTACGCGCTCTGCGTGACCCTCGACAAAACGCTGACCAAGCGGATCCTCGCCGGCTACGGCGTGCCGAGCCCGCGCGGGCGCATGTTCACGCGCGCCTCGCTCAAAGACGGAGGGCTCGACGATCTCCCCTTCCCCGTCCTGGTCAAGCCGAACTTCGAGGGCTCGTCCAAGGGCGTGGCGCAGGCGAACGTGGTGGAGGATCCCATCGAGCTGGGGCAAGCGCTCGATCGCCTGCTCTCACGCTACCCGGACGGGGTGGTGCTCGAGCGCTACATCGCAGGGACCGATCTGCGGGTGGCGCGCATCGATGGACTGCCGCCGCTCCCGCCGGTCGAGATCGTGGTCGACCCCGCGTACCGAAGGCGCTTCGATCTGCTCGACTACGCGCTCAAGCACAAGGACGCGACCTTCGTCTCCACGCGGGTGCCGGCGCACCTGCCGCCCGCCGTGCTGGAGCGGGTGGGCGAGCTCTCCGATCGCGTCTTTTCGGCGCTGGGCGTGCGCGACGTGGGCTCGCTCGACTTTCGCGTCGGGCTCGATGGCCAGGTGTACTTCCTCAGCGCGACCTGCCTCCCCAGCTTCGAGCCCGCCGCGCCCCTCTTCGCGGCCACCCGGTTCGTAGGGCTCGACTACGACGCCACCATCCTCGCCATCCTGCGCGCGGCGACCAAGCGCGCGGGGCTCGGGGCGCTCTTCGACTCGACCAAGCCCCGGCGCCCCAACGGCAACGGCAGCGCGGGCAAGCGGCCCGTGCTCCGGGTGGGGCTCGCCTTCAACATGAAGCGCATCGACTCGACGGACGACGATCGCGAGGCCGAGTTCGACAGCCCCAAGACGATCCACGCGATCACGCGGGCCATCGAGAGCTACGGCCATACGGTGGTGCCGCTCGAGGCCACCGTGGATTTTCCGCGCGTGCTCATGGCCTCCAACGTCGATTTGGTCTTCAACATCGCCGAGGGGATCAGCGGGCGCAACCGCGAGGCGCAGGTCCCCAATTTGTGCGAGCTGCTGGGGGTTCCGTACACGGGGAGCGACGCGGCCACCTTGAGCATCTGCCTCGACAAGGCGCTGGCCAAGCGGATGCTCGCCGCCGGCACCGAGCGCGTGCTCACCCCGGAGTTCCAGGTGCTGTTCACCGGGCGCGAGAAGCTGCGGGCCTTTCGTTATCCGGTGATCGTCAAGCCCAACGCCGAGGGGACCAGCAAGGGCATCAACGGCAAGAGCGTCGTCGACGGCGAGGCGCGCGTGCGCGAGGTGGCGCGCGAGATCATCGAGCGCTACGGGCAGCCGGCCATCGTGGAGGAGTACATCCGCGGGCGCGAGTTCACGGTGGGGCTCTTGGGGGAGCGGAGGCCGCGGGTGCTCCCGCCGATGGAAATCGTCTTTCTGCAGCCTTCGGATCGGGCCGTGTACGGCTACGCGATGAAGCAAGACTGGGAGAAGCACGTGCGCTACGAGTGCCCGCCTTCGCTCACGAAAGACGAGCTGCGGGCCATGGAAAAGGTCTGCCGCACCACCTTCACCACCCTGGGCTGCCGGGACGTGGCCCGCATCGATTTGCGCATGACCCGCGAGGGGCAAATCTATGTCATCGAGGTGAACCCCCTGCCGGGGCTCACGCCGAACTACAGCGATCTGTGCCTCATCGCCAACGCGGCGCACGTCGAGTACCGGCTGCTCATTGGCGAGATCCTCAGCTACGGGATCAAGCGATGGCGCGAACGGCACCCGGCCACGGGCGAGCCGGCGCAGCCGCGCACCGCGGACGATGAAATGCGCGACGCGGCGGTCGCCGTGCGAGGCACGACATCGACATTGGCCACACAAGACGCGTAA
- the ribA gene encoding GTP cyclohydrolase II: MHVPVRVIRPQLHWVASSPLPTKHGEFTAHVFLDQGAEGGADKEHVALVFGDIDGAQAIPVRVHSECMTSEVFGSLKCDCKEQLEYALAAVARAGRGAVIYLRQEGRGIGLTNKIRAYGLQAQGHDTVDANRLLGLPDDARKYDIAADILEFFGVKSIHLLTNNPEKVDALRGLGVEVIGRLPVIIEPNPYSAGYLDTKRRRMAHKLPRLATAAGDAE, from the coding sequence ATGCACGTCCCCGTTCGGGTGATCCGGCCTCAACTTCATTGGGTAGCTTCGAGTCCTCTTCCAACGAAACACGGCGAGTTTACGGCGCACGTATTTTTGGACCAGGGCGCAGAAGGTGGCGCCGACAAGGAACATGTGGCCCTCGTTTTTGGTGACATCGACGGGGCGCAAGCCATTCCCGTCCGCGTGCACTCGGAGTGCATGACCAGCGAGGTCTTCGGCTCCCTCAAGTGCGACTGCAAAGAGCAGCTCGAATACGCGCTCGCCGCCGTCGCACGCGCCGGGCGGGGGGCCGTGATCTACCTGCGGCAGGAAGGGCGCGGCATCGGGCTGACCAACAAGATCCGCGCATACGGACTGCAGGCGCAAGGCCATGACACGGTCGACGCCAACCGCCTCCTCGGCCTCCCCGACGATGCGCGCAAGTACGACATCGCCGCGGATATTTTGGAGTTTTTCGGCGTCAAGAGCATCCATTTGCTCACCAACAACCCGGAGAAGGTCGACGCGCTCCGGGGCCTGGGGGTCGAGGTGATCGGGCGTCTGCCCGTGATCATCGAGCCAAACCCCTACAGCGCCGGCTACCTCGATACGAAGCGCCGCCGCATGGCGCACAAGCTCCCGCGCCTCGCCACCGCCGCCGGCGACGCCGAGTAA
- the holA gene encoding DNA polymerase III subunit delta — protein MTPNEAIGQAKNGRLLALYVVVGEERFLRDEVVAALRTAALGNGVAAFNEDKFTAGEVDAEAVVGAARTVPMMAPKRFVLVRGIERWDSGSDSEGGSDASSVKKLAPLDRFAEYAGAPIDSTCLVLTGQKIDGRKRLSAIAKKQGFLVVCDVLGGRELPGWIRDRASARGNPIDPDVAELLAEIAGPELAHVNDAVERLALYAGEGKPITEDAVSACVARVRTADTWDLVAKVGARDLKGALAALADAYDPRDRGLPLLGALAWSIRQLARFQAATESGASTDEAARRAGVYQPFRARELAQRAKALRPKEMDRWLLVLAETDLALKGSRRPPQAILEDMLTRLCTAAGPRGRAQTGHS, from the coding sequence GTGACACCGAACGAAGCCATCGGGCAGGCGAAGAACGGGCGCCTCCTGGCCCTGTACGTCGTCGTCGGCGAAGAGCGCTTTCTCCGCGACGAGGTGGTGGCCGCCCTTCGCACCGCGGCCCTCGGCAACGGGGTCGCCGCCTTCAACGAGGACAAGTTCACGGCCGGCGAGGTCGACGCCGAGGCGGTGGTGGGCGCCGCGCGCACCGTTCCCATGATGGCGCCCAAGCGCTTCGTGCTGGTGCGCGGCATCGAGCGCTGGGACTCGGGCAGCGACTCGGAGGGCGGCAGCGATGCCAGCAGCGTGAAGAAGCTCGCGCCGCTCGATCGCTTCGCCGAGTACGCGGGCGCGCCCATCGACTCCACGTGCTTGGTGCTCACGGGGCAAAAGATCGACGGGCGAAAGCGGCTCTCGGCCATCGCCAAGAAGCAGGGCTTTCTGGTCGTGTGCGATGTCCTCGGCGGACGCGAGCTCCCCGGGTGGATCCGCGATCGCGCGAGCGCGCGGGGCAACCCCATCGATCCCGACGTCGCCGAGCTGCTGGCGGAGATCGCGGGGCCGGAGCTCGCCCATGTGAACGACGCGGTGGAGCGGCTGGCGCTCTACGCCGGCGAGGGAAAGCCGATCACCGAGGACGCCGTGAGCGCGTGCGTGGCGCGCGTGCGCACCGCCGATACGTGGGATCTCGTGGCCAAGGTGGGCGCGCGCGATCTCAAAGGGGCGCTGGCCGCGCTGGCGGACGCGTACGATCCGCGCGATCGCGGGCTGCCGCTGCTCGGTGCGCTCGCGTGGTCCATCCGGCAGCTGGCGCGATTTCAGGCGGCAACGGAATCGGGCGCCTCCACGGACGAGGCAGCCCGGCGCGCAGGTGTCTACCAACCGTTCCGAGCTCGAGAGCTCGCCCAGCGCGCCAAGGCCCTTCGCCCCAAGGAGATGGATCGCTGGCTGCTCGTGCTCGCCGAGACGGATCTTGCGTTGAAAGGCTCCCGAAGGCCTCCGCAAGCCATCTTGGAGGACATGCTCACCCGCTTATGCACCGCGGCAGGGCCCCGAGGACGCGCTCAAACGGGACACAGCTGA
- a CDS encoding bifunctional riboflavin kinase/FAD synthetase produces MAKGLPYERLDETSLVVGPAESGSKERGVRPSAAAAGAGSMVVIGNLDGVHRGHAAVLEASVERATRNGLAPYVLTFDPHPSVVLGRPEPPRLATLERRAELAKSFGIERVFVRTFDKDFAAWSPERFAEELLVGQLHAHEISIGQNFRFGAGAEGDFAKMVTLGESLGFMTTAHALVGDEHGPFSSSRARVAIAAGDMEEAERILGRPHALSGVVERGRQLGRTLGYPTANLGSVPEMLPPDGVYAVLVDQVFDDSVRSLALGAMSIGIRPTVGEGLARTVEVYLLDFDADLYDTLLRVHVVARLRGEERFPDLEALKVKIAQDVVETRRILATRNF; encoded by the coding sequence GTGGCGAAAGGCTTGCCGTACGAGCGGCTCGACGAAACGTCCCTCGTCGTGGGTCCCGCAGAATCAGGGAGCAAGGAGCGCGGGGTCCGTCCGAGCGCGGCTGCCGCGGGCGCAGGCTCGATGGTCGTCATCGGGAACTTGGACGGGGTGCATCGCGGTCATGCCGCGGTCCTCGAGGCCTCCGTCGAGCGCGCCACGCGCAATGGGCTCGCACCCTACGTTCTCACGTTCGATCCGCACCCCAGCGTGGTCTTGGGCCGCCCGGAGCCGCCGCGCCTGGCCACCTTGGAGCGCCGCGCGGAGCTGGCGAAGAGCTTCGGCATCGAGCGCGTGTTCGTGCGTACCTTCGACAAAGACTTCGCCGCGTGGTCGCCCGAGCGCTTCGCCGAGGAGCTCCTGGTGGGCCAGCTGCACGCGCACGAGATCAGCATCGGGCAGAATTTTCGATTCGGCGCGGGCGCGGAGGGTGACTTTGCCAAGATGGTCACCCTGGGCGAGTCGCTCGGCTTCATGACCACCGCACACGCCCTGGTGGGCGACGAGCACGGCCCCTTTTCGAGCTCGCGCGCCCGCGTGGCCATCGCGGCCGGCGACATGGAGGAGGCGGAGCGCATCCTCGGCCGGCCCCACGCTTTGTCGGGGGTGGTGGAGCGGGGGAGGCAGCTGGGCCGCACCCTTGGATACCCCACCGCCAACCTGGGCAGCGTGCCCGAGATGCTCCCGCCCGACGGCGTCTACGCCGTGCTCGTCGACCAAGTCTTCGACGATTCCGTGCGCTCGCTGGCGCTCGGCGCGATGAGCATCGGCATCCGGCCCACCGTGGGCGAGGGCCTCGCGCGCACCGTCGAAGTCTACCTGCTCGACTTCGATGCCGACTTGTACGATACGCTCCTCCGCGTCCACGTGGTGGCGCGCCTCCGCGGCGAAGAGCGATTCCCCGACCTCGAGGCGCTCAAGGTCAAGATTGCGCAAGACGTGGTCGAGACCCGCCGCATTCTCGCGACCCGGAACTTTTGA
- a CDS encoding DUF4912 domain-containing protein, with the protein MDRVELERLDRENLISRAEDLGVVRANVLTRPELVDEILLRTARQATDPASVARARGWFGRARDLLARVIERGLHLPDAAERVRALAPPVNRGRSAPTTVPTVTLAEIYAAQGHKEKALETLRRVLKEEPEHAAARALLNQLQKTDLPPPPLPPEEEAEASANGVPQNGAPPAASDSDKRADDPEKPAAPAEPFGMLDDQPLPPKYDVDECVAIPVDPRTMFVYWEVRDDTLAYLKRTHRDGQIALRVLIIEPTWDGPRTYVRDHVVNAQVGDYFIRDLPLGCVVRAGLGWREGDAFVSVAHSPTLEVPPGAASPILAESLVRWTTQGIFAVDPDEEGAESIRRAMGRAHHQVQRARVRGDFPRGAAGAEFFYDGALDEGDEGAEGAERAAERPLGSSENALRKRGAGGRAETSSESMLR; encoded by the coding sequence ATGGATCGCGTAGAGCTCGAGCGTCTCGATCGAGAGAACCTCATTTCCCGCGCGGAGGACCTGGGCGTGGTGCGCGCCAACGTGCTCACCCGTCCGGAGCTGGTCGACGAGATCCTCCTGCGCACCGCCCGCCAAGCCACGGATCCGGCGTCGGTCGCCCGCGCCCGGGGATGGTTCGGCCGCGCGCGCGATCTTTTGGCCCGCGTCATCGAGCGCGGTCTGCACCTGCCCGACGCTGCCGAGCGGGTCCGCGCGCTAGCCCCGCCGGTGAATCGCGGGCGTTCGGCCCCCACCACGGTGCCCACCGTCACCTTGGCCGAGATCTACGCGGCGCAAGGGCACAAGGAAAAGGCGCTGGAGACCTTGCGGCGCGTGCTCAAGGAAGAGCCGGAGCACGCGGCCGCGCGCGCCCTTTTGAACCAGCTGCAGAAGACCGATCTCCCGCCGCCGCCGCTGCCGCCCGAAGAAGAGGCGGAGGCCTCCGCCAACGGCGTCCCGCAGAACGGCGCGCCCCCCGCGGCCTCCGACTCCGACAAGCGCGCCGACGACCCCGAGAAGCCCGCGGCCCCCGCGGAGCCGTTCGGCATGCTCGACGATCAGCCGCTCCCGCCGAAGTACGACGTCGACGAGTGCGTGGCCATCCCCGTCGATCCCCGCACCATGTTCGTCTACTGGGAGGTGCGCGACGACACCTTGGCGTACCTGAAGCGCACCCACCGCGACGGGCAAATCGCGTTGCGGGTGCTCATCATCGAGCCCACCTGGGACGGCCCGCGCACCTATGTGCGCGATCACGTGGTCAACGCCCAAGTCGGCGACTACTTCATCCGCGATTTGCCGCTCGGCTGCGTGGTCCGCGCCGGCCTTGGGTGGCGCGAGGGCGACGCCTTCGTCTCCGTGGCCCACTCACCGACCCTCGAGGTCCCGCCGGGCGCCGCCTCGCCCATTTTGGCCGAGAGCCTGGTGCGCTGGACCACGCAGGGAATCTTCGCCGTGGATCCCGACGAAGAAGGCGCCGAGAGCATCCGCCGCGCCATGGGCCGCGCGCACCACCAGGTGCAGCGGGCGCGTGTCCGCGGTGATTTTCCGCGCGGGGCCGCCGGCGCGGAGTTCTTCTACGATGGCGCGCTCGACGAGGGTGACGAGGGCGCCGAGGGGGCCGAGCGCGCCGCCGAGCGGCCCCTCGGCTCGTCTGAAAATGCGCTGCGCAAGCGTGGTGCCGGCGGCCGCGCCGAGACGTCCTCCGAGTCGATGCTCCGTTAG